In one window of Methanosarcina vacuolata Z-761 DNA:
- a CDS encoding DUF5817 domain-containing protein, whose protein sequence is MCPKCRQHAQITETGKKTLKCQHCGALLQTRKLRVFHFSEDLEDAVLFRTHLQAEISGKANENFSPTLSPKESNPLTSITETPVKKLKFPEKSLSNSPPIKKDPKSILIDILDTAGGKIEKEELRQKALEKGITQEKFETILKNLLETGELYSPQPGIIKIV, encoded by the coding sequence GTGTGCCCCAAATGCCGACAGCATGCCCAGATCACAGAAACAGGAAAAAAAACCCTGAAATGTCAGCATTGCGGCGCTCTCCTGCAAACCCGAAAACTCAGGGTATTCCACTTTTCCGAAGATCTCGAAGACGCCGTGCTTTTTCGAACTCACCTTCAAGCTGAAATCTCCGGAAAAGCCAACGAAAACTTTTCACCAACCTTATCGCCCAAAGAATCTAACCCTTTAACCTCCATAACTGAAACCCCAGTAAAAAAACTTAAATTCCCAGAAAAAAGCCTTTCCAATTCGCCCCCTATAAAAAAAGATCCAAAATCAATTCTTATCGATATTCTGGACACCGCCGGCGGAAAAATAGAAAAAGAAGAACTTCGACAGAAAGCCCTCGAAAAAGGAATAACTCAGGAAAAATTCGAGACAATCCTCAAAAACCTCCTGGAAACAGGAGAACTTTATTCCCCCCAACCAGGAATTATAAAAATTGTATGA
- a CDS encoding cation diffusion facilitator family transporter → MIENEATFELERRLEKLINGELRMQADKKLDKTHNKIRNRSYTGLALSLILTLFKLLAGILGNSTLLLADAVRSFSEFANECIKLLDFSIGSKPGDESHNYGHGKITTLCMGAEAFILLFASFHMISLSSGEMLMFLQGKEPETPEIIALYAAISAFIFRNIMAVLTENPELQAKEDFSKAHIPVKDLSIIPVKRLLIIPIKDVLISCIVISGIGCTFLPGKSFDIADSFAALLLSLYLLGTSGRLLYRIANELIEASLDEENNLRIREIINKTENVTGSGELKTRRIGKGIAINAIVNVNNSLSVLEAAEIANLVEERLKAAFTEDTYILIKIEPVPGKNQNFKSKSRPSNEKKGEKASLF, encoded by the coding sequence TTGATCGAAAACGAGGCAACGTTTGAGCTAGAAAGAAGATTGGAAAAACTAATTAACGGTGAACTTCGAATGCAAGCGGATAAAAAGCTTGACAAAACCCATAACAAAATCCGCAATAGATCCTATACAGGGCTTGCTTTGAGTTTGATACTGACACTTTTCAAGCTGCTAGCCGGGATTTTGGGAAATAGTACTTTGCTTCTTGCCGATGCAGTTCGCTCCTTCTCCGAATTCGCCAATGAATGTATAAAACTCCTGGATTTTTCTATTGGAAGTAAACCTGGAGATGAAAGCCATAACTACGGACATGGAAAAATCACAACCCTCTGCATGGGAGCAGAAGCTTTTATTCTTCTTTTTGCAAGTTTTCATATGATTTCCCTGAGTTCTGGGGAAATGCTCATGTTTTTGCAGGGCAAAGAGCCCGAAACTCCTGAAATTATTGCACTTTATGCAGCAATCTCAGCCTTTATATTCAGAAATATTATGGCTGTTCTAACAGAAAATCCTGAATTGCAGGCTAAAGAGGATTTTTCAAAAGCCCATATCCCTGTAAAAGACTTATCAATTATTCCAGTAAAACGCTTGTTAATAATTCCAATAAAAGACGTATTAATATCCTGCATTGTTATTTCAGGGATAGGATGCACATTTCTGCCTGGAAAAAGCTTTGATATAGCTGATTCTTTCGCTGCTCTTCTTTTAAGCCTCTATCTCCTTGGAACTTCAGGAAGACTTCTCTACAGGATTGCAAATGAGCTGATAGAAGCTTCCCTTGATGAGGAGAATAACCTCAGAATCAGAGAGATTATAAACAAAACCGAAAACGTCACGGGTTCAGGAGAACTTAAAACTCGCAGGATAGGAAAGGGTATAGCAATCAACGCCATTGTTAATGTGAATAACTCCCTGAGTGTCCTGGAAGCTGCAGAGATAGCAAATCTCGTAGAAGAGAGGCTGAAAGCAGCTTTTACAGAAGACACATACATACTGATAAAGATCGAGCCCGTACCAGGAAAGAACCAGAATTTCAAAAGCAAAAGTAGACCCTCTAATGAGAAGAAAGGGGAAAAGGCAAGTTTATTTTAA
- a CDS encoding hydantoinase/oxoprolinase family protein — translation MHFSLGIDAGGTYTDVAIIRDSDGSVIESSKALTTYPDPLPGMKNAIDTLNPEHLKDIKLVSVSTTLSTNTILESTGFPVGLIMVGDYVIPEKLPTDYWVAVSGGHNSDGEELKALDLDSVEEFALKVKDKVSAFAVSSYFSNRNPEHELAVKKAVKGLTGHPVVCGHELSQDLGAYERAITAFLNAQLIPITHKFIQAIVKEFEIRGINANLLMLKCDGSVVGIEEALEKPIETIFSGPAASLVGASHLSKLETCAMIDVGGTSTDVAMMENGLPQLSNMGAVVGGWQTRVKAIRMETSATGGDSHIWVKGDRTYIGPRRVIPLCRASVIYPGFREKLKSNRVAKGYLCESIQVTKFYVRTGFKPIELKAGEREIYRHIGKEPVSFGDLLIALKKRPSPSILDSLVQKRLIQAIGFTPTDALHVLGEYTEWDVEAATIGASMLGRIVKQSPENFSAEAKRRVARNIAEDLIAYLIEGMPRNEIDRVLLGRNFTRFRVEIPVVLLGGPVKAYVEDLKNLINADFIVPEHAEVGNAVGALVGKGIKRVEILIKTKVIKSFEGEAKNIDNEAHEKCTAEDTLPYQTKNEFIVFSPSERKKFESYSEAVEFAEKLGRQLVMDYMVSAGLQKENIKIDVSRKHLAPSGWTDVPLETKLVFVGIGIPKTTITA, via the coding sequence ATGCACTTCAGTCTTGGAATCGATGCAGGAGGCACTTATACTGATGTCGCTATCATTAGAGATTCAGATGGATCTGTGATAGAATCCAGTAAAGCGCTAACTACATACCCCGATCCCCTACCTGGAATGAAAAACGCTATTGATACGCTGAACCCGGAGCATCTTAAAGACATTAAACTGGTATCTGTATCTACAACCCTGTCTACGAATACCATATTGGAAAGCACTGGGTTTCCGGTAGGGCTAATCATGGTAGGGGATTATGTGATTCCTGAGAAACTTCCTACGGACTACTGGGTGGCGGTCTCTGGTGGGCATAACAGTGACGGAGAAGAACTGAAGGCTCTTGACCTTGACTCAGTAGAAGAATTTGCCCTCAAGGTAAAAGATAAGGTTTCGGCTTTTGCAGTTTCTTCATATTTCAGTAACCGCAATCCGGAACATGAGCTTGCGGTCAAAAAAGCAGTAAAGGGACTTACAGGGCACCCTGTGGTTTGCGGGCACGAACTTTCACAGGACCTTGGAGCCTATGAAAGGGCTATAACTGCGTTTCTTAACGCCCAGTTAATTCCTATCACTCACAAGTTTATCCAGGCAATAGTTAAGGAGTTCGAAATCCGGGGTATAAATGCTAACCTGCTGATGCTGAAATGTGACGGATCAGTGGTGGGAATAGAAGAAGCCCTGGAAAAGCCCATTGAGACAATATTTTCAGGGCCTGCCGCAAGCCTTGTTGGGGCATCTCATCTGAGCAAGCTCGAGACCTGTGCTATGATCGACGTTGGCGGCACGAGCACGGATGTAGCCATGATGGAGAACGGGCTTCCCCAACTCAGCAATATGGGTGCCGTTGTCGGAGGCTGGCAAACCCGCGTAAAAGCAATTCGTATGGAAACCTCTGCAACAGGAGGAGACAGCCATATCTGGGTAAAAGGCGACAGAACTTATATCGGCCCTCGTCGGGTAATTCCACTCTGCCGGGCTTCGGTTATATATCCCGGTTTCAGGGAAAAACTGAAATCGAACAGAGTTGCAAAAGGGTATCTCTGCGAGAGTATTCAGGTAACAAAATTTTATGTCAGGACCGGCTTCAAGCCTATCGAATTGAAGGCAGGAGAGAGGGAAATATACAGGCACATCGGAAAAGAGCCTGTTTCCTTCGGTGACCTGCTCATAGCCCTGAAAAAACGTCCATCACCGTCCATTCTGGACTCATTAGTCCAGAAAAGGTTAATCCAGGCAATAGGTTTTACGCCTACCGATGCCCTTCATGTGCTCGGAGAATATACTGAATGGGATGTAGAGGCTGCAACAATCGGAGCTTCCATGCTTGGAAGGATAGTTAAGCAGAGCCCAGAAAATTTCAGCGCGGAAGCAAAACGCAGGGTTGCGCGAAATATTGCCGAAGATCTTATTGCTTATCTTATAGAAGGAATGCCTAGAAACGAGATCGACAGGGTTCTTCTCGGAAGAAACTTTACCCGTTTCAGAGTTGAAATTCCTGTGGTGCTTCTAGGAGGACCTGTAAAGGCATATGTTGAGGATCTCAAAAACCTGATTAATGCTGACTTTATAGTTCCAGAGCACGCTGAGGTTGGAAATGCTGTCGGAGCTCTTGTCGGGAAAGGAATTAAAAGGGTAGAGATTCTTATAAAAACAAAAGTTATCAAGTCTTTTGAAGGAGAGGCTAAGAATATAGATAACGAAGCTCATGAGAAGTGTACTGCAGAAGATACCTTGCCGTATCAGACTAAAAACGAGTTCATTGTCTTTTCCCCATCTGAAAGAAAGAAATTTGAAAGCTATAGTGAAGCCGTTGAATTCGCAGAAAAGCTTGGAAGACAGCTTGTTATGGACTACATGGTGAGTGCAGGACTTCAAAAGGAGAACATAAAAATAGACGTAAGCCGGAAGCATCTAGCTCCGAGCGGCTGGACTGATGTGCCCCTGGAAACAAAACTTGTTTTCGTAGGAATAGGAATCCCAAAAACTACGATTACAGCTTGA
- a CDS encoding undecaprenyl diphosphate synthase family protein produces the protein MDLLSFAYPVYERYLTWQIAREFSNIPRHVAIILKETDLFDPEGIDRLISTLNIFRKFKVKIVSVYVDILNTDPALKAEVSSTLKAKLEKVFSNLPACTGYRIYGVDGEVNNTAPGNDFLVYVSLGFGGRDEITKAVLTILAEVKEGTVRPEEVDEKMIESHLLVHHEPDIMIRSGGQNLSDFLVWQSVYSELYFTDVNWRDVRKVDLLRAMRDFQKRKRRYGR, from the coding sequence ATGGATTTACTTTCTTTTGCATATCCGGTCTATGAGAGGTACCTGACCTGGCAAATAGCCAGGGAATTTTCAAATATTCCCAGGCATGTAGCAATCATACTCAAGGAAACTGACCTTTTTGACCCCGAAGGAATCGATAGGCTCATATCCACACTTAATATTTTTAGAAAATTCAAGGTCAAAATTGTGAGCGTCTATGTAGACATCCTGAATACTGACCCGGCTTTAAAAGCTGAAGTCTCATCAACTCTCAAAGCAAAGCTGGAAAAGGTCTTTTCTAACCTTCCTGCCTGTACAGGTTATAGAATCTATGGCGTTGACGGAGAGGTAAATAACACTGCTCCTGGAAACGATTTTCTTGTTTATGTCTCACTGGGATTTGGGGGAAGAGATGAAATTACGAAGGCTGTACTGACTATCCTTGCCGAAGTTAAAGAAGGAACTGTCAGGCCTGAAGAGGTGGACGAAAAAATGATCGAATCTCATCTCCTCGTCCACCACGAGCCTGATATCATGATCCGTTCGGGAGGGCAGAACCTTTCGGACTTCCTGGTATGGCAGTCAGTCTATTCAGAACTTTATTTTACAGATGTTAACTGGAGAGATGTACGAAAGGTCGATCTGCTAAGGGCTATGAGGGACTTTCAGAAAAGAAAGAGAAGATACGGAAGGTGA
- a CDS encoding helix-turn-helix transcriptional regulator, whose translation MDSSLIDLVFRSDKRKNLLILLDSGSKNIDEIKTTLDVTATSILPQIKKLIDHDLIVQEDKMYKLTVLGEFIIKKIKPLISALDVIEKNNSYWTGHDLNGIPRHLLERISELGDCTFIEPDLNHIYEPSQEIIDSMANARHASTFASYFNPAYLPLYVELGRKDAELSLNFNQSVWDHLSNEHSNMINELMGMDNVSLYVSKEGIKLTEITVTDRTMMLGLFDKKGKFDQQFIISSEPSALSWGQELFDYFKRLSRQVNKI comes from the coding sequence ATGGATTCTTCACTTATTGATCTTGTTTTCCGCTCCGATAAGAGAAAAAACCTTCTTATATTGCTGGATAGCGGCTCAAAAAATATTGACGAAATCAAGACCACACTGGATGTTACAGCCACCTCGATCCTTCCCCAGATAAAGAAACTGATAGATCATGATCTTATTGTCCAGGAAGACAAAATGTATAAACTCACAGTCCTGGGAGAGTTCATAATCAAGAAGATAAAACCCCTGATAAGTGCTCTTGATGTAATTGAGAAAAACAACTCATACTGGACAGGTCACGATCTGAACGGAATTCCCCGCCACCTGCTGGAACGTATATCCGAACTGGGAGACTGTACATTTATAGAGCCAGACCTTAACCATATATATGAACCGTCTCAAGAAATAATAGACAGCATGGCCAATGCAAGGCATGCTTCGACTTTTGCGTCCTATTTCAACCCCGCTTATCTCCCCCTGTACGTTGAGCTTGGCAGAAAAGATGCCGAACTTTCCCTGAATTTTAATCAATCTGTCTGGGACCATCTATCAAACGAACACTCAAATATGATAAATGAATTAATGGGCATGGATAATGTAAGCCTGTATGTTTCCAAAGAAGGAATAAAGCTTACTGAGATTACCGTGACTGATAGGACAATGATGCTGGGCCTTTTTGATAAAAAAGGGAAATTCGACCAGCAGTTCATTATAAGCTCCGAACCCAGCGCCCTTTCATGGGGTCAGGAACTGTTCGATTATTTCAAAAGGCTTTCCAGACAGGTAAACAAGATATGA
- a CDS encoding helix-turn-helix transcriptional regulator, with protein sequence MDSSLLDVLFLSEKRKNLLLLLLDGPKNIEEIKNTLDVRSSPIMTQIKILMKQDLIVESNRLYKLSSIGEILVPKMKTILETFNVFDKNHDYWINQDMTSIPPEFLDEIGKLGNYIEVNPDRNHVFEYPKEVVKHLSESDKVRISSSFFLPIYPSLCIELAAKGTDITLVFTEYVYDRMLNDYKKELEHFLNLKHTKLYVCNNNNMKIASSIVTEKFMALSLFCNSGIYYNHNLVSFDESALKWGKDLFNHYKRIARPITKV encoded by the coding sequence ATGGATTCATCACTACTGGATGTTCTCTTTCTTTCAGAAAAAAGGAAAAACCTACTTTTACTGCTTCTGGACGGACCAAAGAACATCGAAGAAATCAAAAATACGCTTGATGTCCGTTCGAGCCCAATAATGACCCAGATAAAGATACTGATGAAGCAGGACCTTATTGTTGAGAGTAACAGGCTCTATAAACTTTCCAGTATCGGAGAGATTCTGGTTCCGAAGATGAAAACAATTCTTGAAACATTCAACGTCTTTGATAAAAACCACGATTACTGGATAAATCAGGATATGACATCAATTCCTCCTGAGTTTCTCGATGAGATCGGAAAGCTTGGAAACTATATTGAAGTAAACCCTGACCGAAACCATGTGTTTGAATATCCAAAAGAAGTTGTAAAACACCTGTCCGAATCCGATAAAGTGAGGATTTCATCTTCCTTTTTCCTGCCCATCTATCCGTCCCTGTGCATAGAACTTGCCGCAAAGGGCACGGACATAACCCTGGTGTTTACAGAATACGTTTATGATAGAATGCTCAATGACTACAAGAAGGAACTTGAACATTTCCTGAACCTGAAACATACCAAACTCTATGTCTGCAATAATAATAATATGAAAATTGCTTCAAGCATAGTCACGGAAAAGTTCATGGCGCTCTCCCTCTTCTGTAACAGTGGAATTTACTATAATCATAACCTGGTAAGTTTTGATGAAAGTGCGCTTAAATGGGGAAAAGATCTTTTCAATCACTACAAAAGGATAGCAAGACCTATAACCAAAGTGTGA
- a CDS encoding acetate uptake transporter, whose product MSENVGTATVIVDKTANAAPLGFTGLGLAAVLLSLSYIGIYPVESMIVSMAIFLGGFAQVFAGIMSWKKGDIFAGTAFSAFGLFWFSLAGLLVMPAIGWAEASSGTAMAAYLFIWGVYTFVMLVATMRIGVRALQFVFVTLFLLFMLLAVVNATGSTGLLIVAGYVGLVMGLGALYTALGMVMNEVHGKTVIPL is encoded by the coding sequence ATGAGCGAAAACGTAGGAACTGCTACTGTAATAGTTGACAAGACTGCAAATGCTGCCCCTCTGGGCTTTACCGGCCTTGGCCTTGCCGCAGTTCTGTTAAGTCTAAGCTACATAGGGATATATCCTGTGGAATCGATGATTGTCTCCATGGCAATATTTCTGGGTGGATTTGCCCAGGTTTTTGCAGGAATTATGTCCTGGAAAAAAGGAGATATTTTTGCAGGGACTGCATTCTCTGCTTTCGGCCTGTTCTGGTTCTCACTGGCCGGATTGCTTGTTATGCCTGCAATCGGCTGGGCTGAGGCTTCGTCCGGAACTGCTATGGCCGCGTATCTCTTTATCTGGGGTGTATATACCTTTGTTATGCTGGTCGCTACTATGAGAATAGGAGTCCGTGCACTTCAGTTTGTCTTTGTTACATTATTTTTGCTATTTATGTTGCTTGCTGTTGTAAACGCAACCGGCAGTACAGGGTTGCTTATAGTAGCTGGCTATGTAGGACTTGTTATGGGTCTTGGAGCTCTTTATACAGCTCTTGGCATGGTAATGAACGAGGTCCACGGAAAAACCGTAATCCCACTCTAA
- a CDS encoding redox-regulated ATPase YchF yields the protein MSMTIGLAGKPNAGKSTFFKAATLADVEIANYPFTTINANHGVTYVRVECPCKEKEKRCGKCVDGVRLVPIDIIDVAGLVPDAYKGRGLGNTFLDELRQAQAIVHVVDASGGTDAEGNPVDIGDHDPLEDVAFLNREITMWLYGILERNWVKLARKIQAEGLKLEAVIAEQLAGAGIRESHVNAALIETGLARLDHIKWSEEDMIRLCDAMREISKPLLIAANKADVASRENLDRLKDLDRIVVPVSAAAELALKSAAKNELIKYSPGDRKFEVLGENLTKAQKKGLEAIHKVIERLGGTGVQECINRTVFELLDLIVVYPVEDEGKWSDKSGNVLPDAYLMKRGSTCHDLAYQIHTEIGDRFLYAVDARTRLRLGEKHELKNGDVIKIVSTAK from the coding sequence ATGTCAATGACTATAGGACTTGCAGGAAAACCCAATGCGGGAAAATCCACTTTTTTCAAAGCTGCCACACTTGCAGACGTTGAAATTGCAAATTATCCTTTTACAACTATTAATGCTAATCACGGAGTTACTTATGTGCGGGTTGAATGCCCCTGCAAAGAAAAGGAAAAGAGATGCGGAAAGTGCGTGGATGGGGTAAGGCTCGTCCCGATTGATATAATTGACGTTGCCGGACTTGTCCCTGATGCGTACAAAGGGAGGGGACTTGGAAATACTTTTCTGGATGAACTCAGGCAGGCTCAGGCAATTGTTCATGTAGTAGACGCCTCAGGCGGGACTGACGCCGAGGGCAACCCTGTAGATATCGGAGATCATGACCCTCTTGAAGACGTAGCTTTCCTGAATAGGGAAATCACAATGTGGCTTTATGGCATTCTGGAAAGAAACTGGGTCAAGCTTGCCAGAAAAATCCAGGCCGAAGGGCTCAAGCTAGAAGCAGTAATTGCAGAACAGCTTGCCGGAGCAGGAATAAGAGAATCCCATGTGAATGCAGCTTTGATAGAAACAGGGCTTGCAAGACTGGACCACATTAAATGGAGCGAAGAAGATATGATCCGGCTCTGCGATGCAATGAGAGAGATCAGCAAGCCTCTGCTTATCGCCGCAAATAAAGCCGACGTCGCCTCAAGAGAAAACCTGGACAGGCTTAAAGACCTTGATAGAATAGTAGTCCCTGTAAGCGCAGCAGCCGAACTGGCACTTAAATCTGCAGCAAAAAATGAGCTTATTAAATACAGTCCCGGAGACAGGAAATTCGAGGTGCTTGGTGAAAACCTTACAAAAGCTCAGAAAAAAGGGCTCGAAGCTATTCATAAAGTGATTGAGAGGCTTGGCGGTACAGGCGTCCAGGAGTGCATAAACAGAACTGTCTTCGAGCTTCTGGACCTTATTGTTGTATACCCCGTAGAAGATGAAGGAAAATGGTCCGATAAAAGTGGGAATGTCCTTCCTGATGCCTACCTTATGAAAAGGGGCTCTACCTGTCATGATCTTGCTTACCAGATCCATACTGAAATTGGGGATCGATTTTTATATGCCGTAGATGCAAGGACAAGGCTCAGGCTTGGGGAAAAGCACGAACTGAAAAACGGCGATGTAATCAAGATCGTATCCACTGCAAAGTAA
- a CDS encoding hydantoinase/oxoprolinase N-terminal domain-containing protein, which produces MQYSLGIDAGGTYTDAVILRDSDSRILDTSKAITTYPDLMAGIRNAIDKLNPEYLSKVKLVSVSTTLSTNTILEKTGYPVGLILVGNYTVPKKLPADYCIIVKGGHDSNGDELQPLDLAAVEQFAVSLKKKVSAFAVSSYFSTRNPEHELKVKEIVLKLTGHPVVCGYELSQELGAYERAATAVLNAQLIPITYQFIHSITAEIKKRNLDAKILMLKCDGSVIDIKGAKLRPIETIFSGPAASIKGASYLSGLDTCAVIDVGGTSTDVSIIKNGVPELCEKGAVVGGWQTRVKAIRMESSANGGDSHVWFKKCIRIGPKRVMPLCVAAVRYPNFKEKLEKNPVPLRTMLSEHTQPTKFFVSTGVAPISPTESEKKLLEIVKDEPLSIYGILNKMKRFPSPEVLDSLIQQRAIQAIGFTPTDALHVLGEYTEWDVEAAQIGAKKLSRFTQMGVHAFCKKIKQQIAKNMVYSLMSFIMEGRGKEGIKKMLEEDVPVQYKFNIPIVLLGGPVKAYYEEIKGLIDAEVIVPDQASVGNAVGALVGKGIKRIEIIIRPSSMENPDQNFLVFTPEGRKKFEQYGMAIEYSHKTGEELILDSMKDFGLPEGSIKISTSLEYLSPPGWKHTPMETKMTFVGVCNPEILTN; this is translated from the coding sequence ATGCAATATAGTCTGGGTATTGACGCAGGCGGAACCTACACCGATGCTGTAATATTAAGAGATTCGGATAGCCGGATCCTTGATACCAGCAAGGCAATTACTACCTATCCGGACCTTATGGCCGGAATTCGAAATGCAATTGATAAACTGAATCCGGAGTATCTCAGCAAAGTAAAGCTGGTATCGGTTTCCACAACCCTGTCAACAAATACCATTCTCGAAAAAACAGGGTATCCTGTTGGTCTGATTCTGGTAGGGAACTATACCGTCCCAAAAAAACTTCCAGCAGACTACTGTATTATTGTAAAAGGAGGACATGACAGCAATGGAGATGAACTGCAGCCTCTGGACCTTGCTGCCGTAGAACAATTTGCAGTAAGCCTGAAAAAGAAAGTCTCCGCGTTTGCAGTATCTTCGTACTTCAGCACAAGAAACCCGGAACATGAGCTTAAAGTAAAGGAGATAGTCCTTAAATTGACAGGGCATCCTGTGGTCTGCGGATATGAACTATCTCAGGAGCTAGGAGCTTACGAACGGGCAGCCACAGCCGTTTTAAACGCCCAGCTAATTCCGATAACCTACCAGTTTATCCATTCCATCACTGCCGAAATAAAGAAAAGAAACCTTGATGCAAAAATCCTTATGCTGAAATGTGACGGCTCGGTTATAGATATAAAAGGCGCAAAACTGCGTCCCATTGAAACCATATTCTCAGGCCCTGCTGCAAGTATTAAGGGAGCTTCTTACCTCTCAGGACTGGACACATGTGCCGTAATTGATGTGGGAGGGACAAGTACGGATGTCTCCATAATAAAAAATGGAGTTCCTGAGCTTTGTGAGAAAGGAGCAGTTGTAGGAGGCTGGCAAACCCGCGTAAAAGCAATAAGAATGGAGAGTTCAGCAAACGGGGGAGATAGCCATGTGTGGTTTAAGAAATGCATAAGGATAGGTCCGAAAAGGGTTATGCCTCTCTGCGTTGCTGCTGTACGGTACCCAAACTTTAAAGAGAAACTTGAGAAGAACCCTGTTCCCCTGAGAACCATGCTCAGTGAACATACTCAGCCCACAAAATTTTTTGTTAGTACTGGAGTAGCCCCTATTAGTCCTACAGAAAGCGAAAAAAAGTTACTTGAGATTGTAAAAGACGAGCCTCTTTCGATCTACGGAATTTTAAATAAAATGAAGCGGTTCCCCTCTCCAGAAGTCCTTGATTCATTGATTCAGCAGCGTGCAATCCAGGCTATAGGCTTCACACCGACTGATGCCCTGCACGTACTTGGGGAATATACCGAATGGGATGTGGAAGCTGCCCAGATTGGAGCCAAAAAACTTTCGCGTTTTACTCAAATGGGAGTTCATGCTTTTTGCAAAAAGATAAAGCAGCAGATTGCAAAAAATATGGTTTACAGCCTTATGTCTTTTATCATGGAAGGCAGGGGAAAAGAAGGGATAAAGAAAATGCTGGAGGAAGACGTTCCTGTCCAGTACAAATTTAATATTCCCATAGTCCTGCTCGGAGGCCCTGTAAAGGCTTATTATGAAGAGATTAAGGGTCTCATAGACGCAGAGGTTATAGTTCCTGACCAGGCCAGCGTAGGAAATGCAGTTGGAGCTCTAGTAGGAAAAGGAATTAAAAGAATTGAGATAATTATAAGACCATCTTCAATGGAAAATCCGGACCAAAATTTCCTGGTATTTACCCCTGAAGGAAGGAAGAAATTCGAGCAATATGGTATGGCGATAGAATATTCCCATAAAACCGGTGAAGAACTTATTCTGGATTCAATGAAAGATTTTGGACTTCCAGAAGGGTCAATAAAAATAAGCACAAGTCTGGAATACCTTTCTCCACCTGGCTGGAAACATACGCCAATGGAGACAAAAATGACTTTTGTAGGAGTCTGTAACCCTGAGATTTTAACAAATTAG
- a CDS encoding cupredoxin domain-containing protein has protein sequence MKRNSLILLMGLIFLFASGCTESNESVPDDSNSSVPEAESALQSENNTTSKLGEDHIVRLEKYGVVRPSELELSKGDTVSWWSDKRQGNYVLVSEEKLFPDEKLSYRVPFTYTFNEIGTYHFIVKDLPGMNATIRVN, from the coding sequence ATGAAGAGAAATAGTCTGATTTTACTTATGGGGTTAATATTCTTATTTGCCTCAGGTTGTACTGAGAGCAATGAATCGGTGCCTGACGATTCTAATTCTTCGGTACCTGAAGCCGAGTCTGCCTTACAGTCGGAAAATAACACGACTTCAAAACTCGGAGAAGACCACATTGTCCGTCTTGAAAAGTATGGTGTGGTACGGCCTTCTGAACTGGAACTCTCAAAAGGGGATACTGTTTCCTGGTGGAGCGACAAGAGACAGGGTAATTACGTGCTTGTTAGTGAGGAAAAGCTGTTCCCTGATGAAAAACTTTCATACAGGGTACCTTTCACGTATACCTTTAATGAAATCGGAACCTACCATTTTATTGTCAAGGATCTTCCTGGAATGAACGCTACGATAAGGGTGAACTGA